A window of Flavobacterium flavigenum contains these coding sequences:
- a CDS encoding TetR/AcrR family transcriptional regulator, translated as MSLPKERILEKASVLFHQQGYNSTGINQIISEANVAKASFYQHFKSKDDLCIEFLNRRHQYWFEELSNYTSNSKKLEAKVISAFDFIIYMNEKENFRGCCFLNILSEISKEQENILTVIQAHKNDLRIFFKQVLEDELLATHIYLLFESAIIESQLFKSNEIVNKSKSIINSLI; from the coding sequence ATGAGTTTACCAAAAGAAAGAATATTAGAAAAAGCCTCTGTTTTATTTCATCAGCAGGGTTATAATAGTACAGGAATTAACCAAATTATAAGTGAAGCAAATGTTGCAAAAGCAAGCTTTTACCAACACTTTAAATCTAAAGATGACTTATGTATCGAGTTTCTGAACAGGAGACATCAATATTGGTTTGAAGAACTTTCAAATTATACTTCAAATTCAAAAAAACTGGAGGCAAAAGTTATTTCTGCTTTTGATTTCATTATCTATATGAATGAAAAAGAAAATTTCAGAGGTTGTTGTTTCTTGAATATCTTATCCGAAATATCAAAAGAACAAGAAAATATTCTTACGGTTATTCAAGCTCACAAAAATGATTTGAGAATTTTCTTTAAACAAGTGCTTGAAGATGAATTATTAGCCACACATATTTATCTTCTATTTGAAAGCGCTATCATAGAAAGCCAATTATTCAAATCAAATGAAATCGTAAACAAATCCAAATCAATAATAAACAGTCTAATTTAA
- a CDS encoding glycoside hydrolase family 97 protein, whose translation MKNLFFASLVLFAVSTIAKAQQLKSPEGKFVMEFSLQSDGTPTYNLKYKNKEVVKTSKLGLELKDDKKSLLNDFTITDTKTSTFDETWKPVWGEVDHIRNHYNELAVTLNQKSTDRQIVIRFRLFDDGLGFRYEFPAQKNLTYFVIKEERSQFAMTGDHTAFWIPGDYDTQEYDYTKSKLSEIRGLAEKAYTANVSQKSFSPTGVQTSLMLKTNDGIYINLHEAALINYSCMHLNLDDKNMTFTSWLTPDAKGDKGYIQAPSHSPWRTIMVSDDAREILASKMTYNLNDPSKIDNTSWIKPVKYIGVWWEMITGKSSWSYTNDYPTVQLGVTDFAKAKPNGTHGANNVNVKKYIDFAAANGFDAVLVEGWNEGWEDWFGHSKDYVFDFLTPYPDFDVKGLHEYAKSKGVKIIMHHETSGSVRNYERHMDKAYQFMKDNGYDAVKSGYVGDILPRGENHYSQWIVNHYQYAIEKAADYKIMVNAHEAVRPTGIARTYPNLIGNEAARGTEYQAFGGSKPNHVTVLPFTRLIGGPMDYTPGIFEMDISKLNPDNKSHVNSTICNQLALYVTMYSPLQMAADTPENYNRFPDAFQFIKDVAVDWSESKYIEAEPGDFITVARKAKGTNNWFVGNVNGETPRTSNIDFSFLEKGKKYTATIYADAKEAHYKTNPQAYTIKKIAVTNKSKLSQFSAPGGGYAISIIETK comes from the coding sequence ATGAAAAACTTATTTTTCGCCAGTTTAGTTTTGTTTGCGGTTAGCACGATTGCTAAGGCGCAGCAATTAAAATCACCCGAAGGAAAGTTCGTAATGGAATTTTCGCTTCAAAGCGACGGAACTCCAACTTACAACTTAAAATACAAAAACAAAGAAGTTGTAAAAACCAGTAAATTAGGTCTTGAACTGAAGGATGACAAAAAATCTTTACTAAACGATTTTACAATTACTGATACTAAAACTTCAACTTTTGATGAAACCTGGAAACCGGTTTGGGGAGAAGTGGATCACATCAGAAATCACTATAATGAATTAGCAGTTACTTTAAACCAAAAAAGTACAGACAGACAAATCGTAATCCGTTTTCGTTTGTTTGATGACGGTTTAGGATTTAGATATGAATTCCCGGCACAAAAAAATCTGACTTACTTCGTAATCAAAGAAGAAAGATCTCAGTTTGCAATGACTGGCGATCATACCGCTTTCTGGATTCCGGGAGATTATGACACTCAGGAATACGATTATACCAAATCGAAATTGTCTGAAATCAGAGGTTTAGCAGAAAAAGCATATACGGCAAACGTTTCTCAAAAATCTTTTTCACCAACAGGAGTTCAGACTTCTTTGATGTTAAAAACAAATGACGGAATCTACATTAACTTGCACGAAGCGGCTTTGATCAACTATTCTTGCATGCACCTGAATTTAGATGATAAAAACATGACTTTTACTTCTTGGTTAACACCAGACGCAAAAGGAGATAAAGGTTATATCCAGGCACCAAGTCATTCGCCTTGGAGAACAATTATGGTGAGCGATGATGCTAGAGAAATTTTAGCTTCAAAAATGACGTATAACTTAAACGATCCATCAAAAATTGACAATACTTCCTGGATTAAACCAGTAAAATATATTGGTGTTTGGTGGGAAATGATTACAGGAAAAAGCTCTTGGTCATACACAAACGACTATCCAACAGTTCAATTGGGTGTTACAGATTTCGCGAAAGCAAAACCAAACGGAACACACGGAGCAAACAACGTCAACGTAAAAAAATACATTGATTTTGCTGCTGCAAATGGTTTCGACGCTGTTTTAGTTGAAGGATGGAACGAAGGCTGGGAAGACTGGTTTGGTCATTCTAAAGATTATGTTTTTGATTTCTTGACTCCTTATCCAGATTTTGATGTGAAAGGGCTTCACGAATATGCAAAATCGAAAGGCGTAAAAATTATCATGCACCACGAAACTTCAGGATCTGTTCGCAACTACGAGCGCCACATGGATAAAGCCTACCAATTCATGAAAGACAACGGATACGATGCTGTAAAAAGTGGTTACGTGGGTGATATTTTGCCAAGAGGTGAAAACCACTACAGCCAATGGATTGTAAACCACTATCAGTACGCAATTGAAAAAGCGGCAGATTACAAAATTATGGTAAACGCTCACGAAGCAGTTCGTCCAACAGGAATTGCAAGAACGTATCCAAACTTAATTGGAAACGAAGCGGCAAGAGGAACAGAATACCAGGCTTTTGGTGGTTCTAAACCAAATCACGTTACTGTTTTACCTTTTACAAGATTAATTGGTGGGCCAATGGATTATACTCCGGGAATCTTCGAAATGGATATCAGTAAATTGAATCCTGATAATAAATCACATGTAAACAGTACAATCTGTAATCAACTGGCTTTATACGTTACAATGTACAGCCCGTTACAAATGGCGGCTGATACTCCGGAGAATTACAACCGTTTTCCAGATGCTTTTCAATTCATCAAAGATGTAGCGGTTGACTGGTCAGAAAGTAAATATATCGAGGCTGAACCTGGAGATTTTATCACCGTTGCCCGTAAAGCAAAAGGAACAAACAATTGGTTCGTTGGAAACGTAAACGGAGAAACTCCGCGTACTTCAAACATCGATTTCAGTTTCCTTGAAAAAGGCAAAAAATACACGGCAACTATTTATGCTGATGCAAAAGAGGCGCATTACAAAACAAATCCGCAAGCTTATACCATCAAGAAAATTGCTGTAACCAATAAATCAAAATTATCTCAGTTTTCTGCTCCTGGAGGAGGATATGCGATTAGTATTATTGAAACGAAATAA
- a CDS encoding glycoside hydrolase family 13 protein — MKNQKTSLIYKLALLVLLFSASAKAQIQKVEPPFWYAGMKNPELQIMFYGKNMAQYEASVSNNVAIKNVEKTENPNYLFLTIDTKDVKASELTFSFKLKNKVAFTQKYSLKERRANSADRKSYDASDLIYLIMPDRFANGNPKNDSNANLTEKGNRAEPGGRHGGDIEGIIKNLDYISSLGATTIWSTPLCEDNDKEYSYHTYAQSDVYKIDPRYGTNDDYARLAAEMHKRNMKLVMDYVTNHWGITHWMMKDLPTKSWINQFEKYTQTHHRREVITDIHASKIDQEVCVDGWFVPSMPDLNLRNPLVAKYLTQNAIWWIEFANLDGFRVDTYNYSDPTAMANWAKSITNEYPNFNIVGEIWMHNQASLAYWQKDSKIGAIKDYNSNLPSVMDFTLQSQIGSVFNDDTPNWDGGLIKFYNNFAMDYLYPNVNNLLVFSENHDTDRMNHTFKYDLAKYKLAMTLLATVRGIPQIYYGSEIGMGGDKGKGGDADIRQDFPGGWAGDKNNAFTKEGRTPEQAAYFDFTSKLFNWRKSNEAVHFGKMTHYIPENNTYVYFRYTDAKTVMVVFNNNAKEQVVKTNRFKESIKNYTSGKDVITGKTFDLSSEITLEPKSALVLELQ, encoded by the coding sequence ATGAAAAACCAAAAAACATCACTTATCTATAAATTAGCCCTTTTGGTTTTGTTGTTTTCCGCTTCCGCGAAAGCACAAATCCAAAAAGTAGAACCACCTTTCTGGTACGCCGGAATGAAGAATCCTGAGTTGCAGATTATGTTCTACGGGAAAAATATGGCACAATACGAAGCTTCGGTTTCCAACAATGTTGCAATTAAAAATGTCGAGAAAACCGAAAATCCAAATTATCTGTTTTTAACCATTGATACAAAAGATGTAAAAGCTTCGGAACTTACTTTTTCGTTTAAACTGAAAAACAAAGTTGCTTTTACCCAAAAATATTCCCTTAAAGAAAGAAGAGCCAATTCTGCCGACAGAAAAAGCTACGATGCATCAGATTTGATTTACCTGATTATGCCGGATCGTTTTGCAAACGGAAATCCGAAAAACGATAGCAATGCTAATTTAACAGAAAAAGGAAACCGCGCAGAACCAGGCGGACGTCACGGCGGCGATATCGAAGGAATCATCAAAAACCTTGATTATATTTCGTCTCTTGGCGCAACGACGATTTGGAGCACCCCTTTATGCGAAGACAACGACAAGGAGTATTCCTATCATACCTATGCACAATCTGATGTGTACAAAATCGATCCTCGTTACGGAACAAATGACGATTACGCCCGACTTGCTGCAGAAATGCACAAAAGAAATATGAAACTGGTTATGGATTATGTGACGAATCACTGGGGAATCACACATTGGATGATGAAAGATTTACCGACCAAATCATGGATCAATCAGTTTGAAAAATACACTCAAACACATCACAGACGTGAAGTAATTACAGATATTCACGCTTCAAAAATCGATCAGGAAGTTTGCGTTGATGGCTGGTTCGTGCCTTCAATGCCGGATTTAAATTTAAGAAATCCGCTTGTGGCAAAATATTTAACTCAAAATGCTATTTGGTGGATTGAATTCGCCAATTTGGATGGTTTCAGAGTTGATACCTATAATTACTCAGACCCGACAGCAATGGCAAATTGGGCTAAATCAATTACGAATGAATATCCAAATTTTAATATTGTGGGCGAAATCTGGATGCACAATCAGGCAAGCTTAGCCTATTGGCAGAAAGACAGTAAAATTGGCGCTATTAAGGACTATAATTCGAATTTACCAAGTGTAATGGATTTTACGCTTCAAAGCCAGATTGGTTCGGTTTTCAACGACGACACGCCGAATTGGGATGGAGGTCTGATTAAATTCTACAACAATTTTGCAATGGATTATTTATACCCTAACGTTAATAATCTTTTGGTTTTTTCCGAAAATCATGACACAGATCGCATGAATCATACCTTTAAATATGATTTAGCGAAATACAAACTGGCTATGACTTTACTTGCTACAGTTCGCGGAATCCCACAGATTTATTACGGTTCCGAAATTGGAATGGGCGGAGACAAAGGTAAAGGCGGAGATGCTGATATTCGTCAGGATTTCCCGGGCGGATGGGCTGGCGATAAAAACAACGCTTTCACAAAAGAAGGAAGAACTCCAGAACAAGCGGCTTACTTTGATTTCACTTCAAAATTATTCAATTGGAGAAAATCAAATGAAGCGGTTCACTTCGGAAAAATGACACATTATATTCCGGAGAATAATACCTATGTTTATTTCAGATACACAGATGCTAAAACGGTAATGGTGGTTTTTAATAACAATGCAAAAGAGCAAGTTGTAAAAACCAATCGTTTTAAAGAAAGCATTAAAAACTATACATCAGGAAAAGATGTTATCACAGGAAAAACATTCGATTTAAGTTCTGAAATTACTTTGGAACCCAAATCAGCTTTGGTTTTAGAATTGCAGTAA
- a CDS encoding nuclear transport factor 2 family protein, with protein MEQKHPLPPFTLETAKQKIQMAEDAWNSQNPERVSLAYTIDSEWRNRSTFVNGREEIVKFLTDKWNRELNYKLKKEYWSHSENRIAVRFEYEYQNKDGKWFRAYGNENWQFDENGLMEKRYASINDIEINESERYL; from the coding sequence ATGGAACAAAAACATCCGCTTCCACCTTTTACACTGGAAACCGCAAAACAGAAAATTCAGATGGCCGAAGATGCCTGGAACTCACAAAATCCAGAAAGGGTTTCGTTAGCTTATACTATTGACAGTGAATGGAGAAACCGAAGTACATTTGTTAATGGGAGAGAAGAAATTGTAAAATTCTTAACTGATAAATGGAATAGGGAATTGAATTATAAGCTCAAAAAAGAGTATTGGTCGCATTCGGAAAATAGAATAGCTGTCAGATTTGAGTATGAATATCAAAACAAAGACGGAAAATGGTTTAGAGCTTACGGAAATGAAAATTGGCAATTTGACGAAAATGGATTAATGGAAAAGAGATACGCAAGTATAAATGACATTGAAATAAATGAGTCAGAAAGATATCTGTAA